Proteins from a genomic interval of Nerophis lumbriciformis linkage group LG01, RoL_Nlum_v2.1, whole genome shotgun sequence:
- the ncoa6 gene encoding uncharacterized protein ncoa6 isoform X2, which translates to MAHRGTSPQLSHRTEDPEQDDDSDRDSGVGDDAESCHGSPVNVQDGDSHQYDTEERHRGEEDFTVFVAFQGNMEDEDFMNKLDTVLSGLPNMLDMESNKLHPQHVEPWNSVRVTFNIPRDAAERLRLLAQNNQQQLRDLGILSVQIEGEGAINVAGGPNRGQEVRVNGPIGAPGQMRMDVGFPGQPGPGMRMTNPSMVPPSPAMPGQALVPGGSGQMHPRLSRPSSQTDVMDPMMPGMSVQQQQLQHQQAGPLGPIPPQAAHHMQAGRPINPAALQQLQQQHHQQQQAQQQAQLSQLGPRHPFNPSGQMAMPPGWTPSGMLQTPAAQGGPGWRKPPPQAQMVQRPPSLVTVQTPSHPPPPYPFGSQQAGQVFNAIGQGQLQQQQQAGMGQFAAPQPKVPQVGPGGIVGPPRPPPTLPPTSGQQGNLTAKSPGSSSSPFQQSSPGTPPMMAQRPTTPQGFPQGIGSPGRAALNQQGTMQQGFIGMPQHGQPGTQVHPGMPKRPMGFPNPNFSQGQVSANTPGTPSQGSSQQLQSSQTLTHTGVQQSSSTPNSMQGPPHVQPNVMGVQSGMAGQSPGTATGPSMTQQQQPGLQNQMMGLQHQAQPVSSSPSQVVQGQGGGQTVLSRPLSQGQRGGMTPPKQMMPQQGQGVIHGQGQMVGGQGHQAMVLHQQQQQQQQQQNSMMEQMVASQMQGNKQAFVGKMPPGVMPGQMMRGPSPNVPGNMAQFQGQVGPQQMTPQQQQQMAHLQQQQLQQQQQHQLQHQQQIQQQHHHHQQMNQQQPQQVPLTGNPNQVMGMHGQQMRLPAGHPLIQQQLQQQQLQQQQKQQQQVVMQQQQQASQPHPLGDPNSGTGDLGVQQMVPDMQVQQPQGMMGGPQQMQMGNGHFAGHGMNFNSQFPGQVPLGGPCAQTGGFPVSKDVTLTSPLLVNLLQSDISASQFGPGGKAGGGNQVKPKKKKPARKKKPKDGEGPQQGEALGGLDVTGTMEDSELQNLGGEQSLGLDNSGHNRPAGFPGQPGDQRVLQQVPMQFMQQQLQQQQQQHQQQLQQQQQQQQMQHMQQQQMQQQQQQQFQQQQQLQQQQQQQLQQQQQMQQQMQQLQMQGLQNAQGMTGPQATGQGQPQIHPHQLQPQQQGQQQHLQQQMLMMLKMQQEQKNRMSIAPGGQLPPRGIGNQPDAQRLPVSQQGNLPAMISLQGHAGLAQSPDKARGMPLIINPQLASAARRMSLPDSAQGPQGTGSEETASGIHQKPDRPSGPEIGMQPGNGAQQMIANQGPTSHVTKQGPVAPSVAQHTGASPQQQLPTQPQQGGPMSGIHFPNVPTTSQSSRPKTPNRASPRPYHHPLTPTNRPPSTEPSEINLSPERLNASIAGLFPPKINIPLPPRQSNLNRGFDQQGLNPTTLKAIGQAPPNLNLPGNNSNNVSGGNNANSTQPFLTGTGGGTKQDKQSGGQSKRASPSNSRRSSPASSRKSATPSPGRQKGTKVTITCPPQPQQLVSPQGQTMMLSPTSVTPNAVSLASQLSGSMETHQTQSTFHGLPEGVRESNLTTTADQRPMSQSQPVRDLSAPRMTSPRLPTVQQPKSDLELQAGAVDRQPTHKAPLQDSEGSISVRSAPTSLNQLLDNSMLHRPVHGSTVRDVLGKDSSKLSVNSDRQLHSNIQSADMQASAPSAPLNESEAKLKPAVSTPFHSHNMNPSTNMTFNSTHSRTPNPLSSPGVTSNLNVNTTLSPNFSNTNVAQSVSTSPITSTHTNLSLAVSASSNVNSSLSQTSVTLKPGMGPKPITSVHSVIQIPASSSSISPNQITVFVTPNPITSATTSQVAASKVPTMVALPNKNIRPQDIRHQAPVPRPPQFITTTPVFINPIFQVPTVSSNSTVVSQSVTMVGPIQMSTTNIQLSTAPSASQSLGGNITTSPLARSTVGQLPTSVSSSTPIGAPSVPQQITHGTLKIENRSEATSAQKSSPPASQQSYSSPSASSSFQPTIVSPPPCSSPSTLRKGPMSHSFTAQLKSKLTQVTTALSTTADSQIPAQSSVVAAPPHVMPVVAHTTVAGPNITTQAVSSYMTVPGQISVPTQASLPSTSASVSNLTHAVTSQNPLVTVVGVTTAVSSATLLSTVTPVQNPVPSVAPIVAVPGSIQDAPPTNSSPLASVSGVPLSQAGPLSFEPTITQVVTPAETINTIPDSIHPEASEEPVVSEKTSEEALTGPDQGWAKKRKTPINLVPRAAVEKPKGPSRRSSRAEKEVEEEPIADSGVRKRSARPGTNAAVKETGASPTQAKRRKSK; encoded by the exons GAGAGGGGGCCATCAATGTTGCAGGGGGACCAAATCGTGGGCAAGAAGTTAGAGTTAACGGACCAATTGGAGCACCTGGCCAGATGAGAATGGATGTTGGTTTTCCAGGACAGCCTGGTCCAG GAATGAGGATGACCAATCCTTCGATGGTCCCCCCAAGCCCAGCGATGCCAGGTCAGGCACTAGTACCAGGTGGCAGTGGACAGATGCATCCACGTCTTTCAAGACCGTCATCACAAACAG ATGTCATGGATCCAATGATGCCAGGCATGTCAGTTCAGCAGCAACAACTTCAACACCAACAGGCTGGTCCCCTTGGTCCCATTCCTCCCCAGGCTGCCCATCATATGCAGGCTGGAAGACCAATCAACCCTGCTGCTTTGCAACAGCTTCAGCAACAACATCATCAACAGCAACAAGCTCAACAGCAAGCACAGCTCTCTCAACTTGGACCCAGACATCCATTCAATCCATCGGGCCAGATGGCAATGCCTCCTGGTTGGACCCCCTCTGGAATGCTTCAGACACCAGCTGCCCAAGGAGGCCCTGGCTGGAGGAAGCCTCCACCTCAAGCCCAGATGGTTCAAAGACCTCCTTCTCTTGTCACAGTTCAGACGCCCAGTCACCCTCCACCACCTTATCCATTTGGTAGCCAGCAGGCAGGTCAGGTATTTAATGCAATTGGACAGGGGCAGTTGCAGCAGCAACAGCAGGCAGGAATGGGTCAGTTTGCTGCCCCCCAGCCTAAAGTACCACAGGTTGGCCCTGGAGGTATTGTTGGGCCACCTCGACCTCCTCCAACCCTTCCACCGACATCTGGCCAACAGGGAAATCTCACTGCCAAGTCCCCAGGGTCCTCATCATCTCCTTTTCAGCAGAGTTCTCCTGGTACTCCCCCCATGATGGCTCAGAGGCCTACAACACCACAGGGTTTTCCTCAGGGTATTGGCTCACCAGGAAGAGCAGCCCTCAACCAACAAGGTACCATGCAACAAGGATTTATAGGAATGCCCCAACATGGACAACCTGGAACACAAGTTCATCCTG GTATGCCAAAGCGGCCTATGGGCTTCCCAAACCCAAACTTTTCTCAAGGTCAGGTGAGCGCTAATACTCCAGGAACCCCCAGTCAAGGATCCAGTCAGCAGCTACAGAGTAGCCAAACAttgacacacacag GAGTTCAGCAGTCCTCTTCGACACCAAATTCAATGCAAGGCCCACCACATGTCCAACCCAATGTTATGGGCGTACAAAGTGGCATGGCAGGTCAGTCCCCTGGCACAGCTACTGGGCCTAGCATGACCCAGCAGCAGCAgccaggccttcagaatcaaatgATGGGCCTCCAGCATCAGGCCCAACCCGTGTCCTCGTCCCCCAGCCAGGTGGTTCAAGGCCAGGGTGGAGGTCAGACTGTCCTCTCAAGGCCTCTCAGTCAAGGGCAGAGGGGAGGGATGACCCCACCCAAGCAAATGATGCCTCAGCAAGGCCAGGGGGTGATTCATGGGCAGGGTCAGATGGTTGGAGGTCAAGGGCATCAGGCAATGGTCCTGCATCAGCagcaacaacagcagcagcaacagCAAAATTCCATGATGGAACAAATGGTTGCAAGTCAAATGCAAGGCAACAAACAGGCGTTTGTAGGGAAAATGCCTCCTGGGGTCATGCCTGGCCAGATGATGCGTGGTCCCTCACCAAATGTTCCAGGAAACATGGCTCAGTTTCAGGGCCAGGTTGGCCCGCAGCAGATGACTccacaacagcagcagcaaatggcTCATCTTCAACAGCAGCAGTTACAACAGCAACAGCAGCATCAATTACAACATCAGCAACAGATTCAGCAgcaacaccaccaccaccagcaGATGAACCAGCAGCAGCCTCAGCAGGTGCCACTTACTGGCAATCCTAATCAAGTAATGGGCATGCATGGACAACAAATGAGGCTCCCTGCTGGTCACCCTCTTATTCAACAGCAGTTGCAACAGCAGCAGTTACAGCAGCAGCAAAAACAGCAGCAGCAAGTGGTGATGCAGCAGCAGCAACAGGCTTCTCAACCACATCCGTTGGGAGATCCCAATAGCGGAACTGGCGATTTGGGGGTCCAACAGATGGTCCCTGATATGCAGGTACAGCAGCCACAAGGCATGATGGGGGGCCCACAGCAAATGCAAATGGGAAATGGACACTTTGCAGGTCATGGCATGAACTTTAACTCACAATTCCCGGGTCAGGTTCCATTGGGGGGACCTTGTGCACAGACAGGTGGTTTTCCTGTCAGTAAAGATGTAACATTGACAAGCCCGCTGTTGGTAAATCTACTGCAGAGTGATATCTCAGCCAGCCAGTTTGGACCAGGTGGAAAAGCAGGTGGGGGTAACCAGGTCAAACCGAAAAAGAAGAAACCTGCACGAAAGAAGAAGCCCAAAGATGGAGAAGGACCCCAGCAAGGAGAGGCGCTAGG TGGTCTTGATGTGACTGGTACTATGGAGGATTCTGAACTGCAAAATTTAGGTGGTGAACAGAGTTTGGGCCTGGATAACTCGGGCCACAATAGGCCTGCAG GTTTTCCTGGCCAACCTGGTGATCAAAGAGTATTACAGCAGGTACCAATGCAGTTTATGCAACAGcagctgcaacaacaacaacaacaacatcaacagcagctgcaacagcagcagcagcaacaacaaatgcagcacatgcaacaacaacaaatgcaacaacaacagcagcagcaatTTCAACAGCAGCAGCAATTACAACAGCAACAGCAGCAGCAACTACAACAGCAGCAGCAGATGCAACAGCAGATGCAACAGTTGCAGATGCAAGGCCTTCAGAATGCTCAAGGGATGACAGGACCTCAAGCTACAGGTCAAGGCCAACCCCAAATACACCCTCATCAGCTGCAGCCGCAGCAGCAAGGTCAGCAACAACATCTGCAACAACAG ATGCTGATGATGCTTAAGATGCAGCAAGAGCAGAAAAATCGCATGTCCATCGCCCCAGGAGGTCAGCTCCCTCCTCGTGGCATTGGCAATCAACCTGACGCGCAGAGACTTCCTGTGTCACAGCAAGGGAACTTGCCTGCAATGATCAGCCTTCAAGGACATGCAGGATTAGCACAATCGCCTGATAAAGCTAGAGGGATGCCCCTGATCATAAATCCTCAG CTTGCGAGTGCTGCACGGAGAATGTCACTTCCTGATTCAGCACAGGGCCCCCAAGGAACAGGTTCTGAGGAGACCGCTTCTGGGATCCACCAAAAACCGGACAGGCCAAGTGGTCCCGAAATTGGCATGCAGCCTGGAAATGGGGCCCAACAGATGATTGCTAACCAGGGTCCCACCTCACATGTGACGAAGCAAGGCCCTGTTGCACCGTCAGTGGCCCAGCACACTGGGGCCAGTCCCCAACAACAGTTACCGACTCAGCCTCAACAAGGAGGACCTATGTCTGGCATTCATTTCCCCAATGTCCCCACAACTTCCCAAAGTTCCAGACCAAAAACTCCCAACAGGGCCAGCCCCAGACCATACCATCACCCCCTCACCCCAACTAATCGTCCCCCTAGCACTGAGCCCTCTGAAATCAATCTTTCCCCAGAAAGGCTCAATGCTTCAATTGCTGGGCTATTTCCGCCTAAAATAAACATTCCTCTGCCTCCTAGGCAGTCTAACTTAAACAGAGGGTTTGATCAGCAAGGGCTTAACCCAACAACTTTGAAAGCCATTGGACAGGCACCTCCAAACTTAAATTTACCAGGCAACAACAGCAACAATGTAAGTGGTGGAAACAACGCTAACAGTACTCAGCCTTTTCTTACTGGTACTGGAGGAGGCACTAAACAGGACAAACAGTCTGGAGGACAAAGTAAAAGGGCAAGTCCAAGCAACAGTCGTAGGTCAAGTCCAGCTTCTAGTCGTAAGTCAGCTACACCAAGTCCTGGAAGACAAAAGGGGACAAAAGTAACCATCACCTGCCCTCCACAACCTCAACAACTGGTCAGCCCTCAGGGGCAAACTATGATGCTAAGCCCTACCTCAGTAACCCCAAATGCAGTATCTTTAGCTTCACAATTGAGTGGTAGCATGGAGACACATCAGACTCAGAGTACCTTCCATGGTTTACCTGAGGGAGTCAGAGAAAGTAACTTAACGACAACAGCAGACCAACGTCCAATGTCTCAGTCTCAGCCTGTGAGGGATCTATCAGCTCCTAGAATGACAAGTCCTCGTCTCCCCACTGTTCAGCAGCCTAAATCTGACTTGGAGCTGCAGGCTGGGGCAGTAGATAGACAGCCAACACACAAAGCACCTTTGCAAGACTCTGAGGGATCAATTTCTGTCAGATCTGCTCCTACTTccctcaaccagctattggacAACAGTATGCTCCACCGGCCTGTGCATGGCAGTACAGTTAGGGATGTTCTTGGAAAAGACAGTTCCAAGTTGTCTGTGAATTCAGATAGACAACTTCACAGTAATATTCAGAGTGCAGACATGCAAGCCTCTGCTCCTTCTGCACCTCTTAATGAATCGGAAGCTAAACTTAAACCTGCTGTTTCAACCCCTTTTCACAGTCACAACATGAATCCGAGTACAAACATGACTTTCAATAGCACTCACAGTCGTACGCCAAACCCTTTGTCCTCTCCTGGTGTCACTTCCAATCTAAATGTAAATACCACCCTTTCTCCAAACTTTAGTAACACTAATGTTGCCCAGAGTGTAAGCACCAGCCCAATTACTTCAACTCACACCAATCTTTCTTTAGCAGTTAGTGCCAGTTCGAACGTCAATTCTAGCCTTAGCCAAACCAGTGTGACTCTCAAACCTGGCATGGGCCCTAAACCTATAACAAGTGTTCACTCGGTTATACAAATTCCTGCTTCGTCTAGTTCTATTTCTCCAAACCAGATCACTGTATTTGTTACACCTAACCCCATCACTTCTGCCACAACATCTCAAGTTGCTGCATCTAAGGTCCCCACAATGGTAGCACTCCCAAACAAGAATATTCGGCCACAGGATATCCGGCATCAGGCACCTGTCCCTCGACCACCTCAGTTTATCACCACTACCCCTGTTTTTATTAACCCGATTTTTCAAGTACCGACTGTGTCATCCAATTCCACAGTAGTATCTCAGTCAGTCACCATGGTGGGACCTATCCAAATGTCTACTACTAATATCCAACTTTCTACTGCCCCAAGCGCCTCACAGTCTTTAGGAGGGAACATAACCACCTCTCCTCTTGCCCGAAGCACTGTTGGACAGCTTCCAACTAGTGTGTCCTCATCCACCCCAATTGGTGCCCCCTCAGTTCCTCAGCAAATCACTCATGGGACTCTTAAAATAGAGAATCGAAGTGAAGCAACTTCTGCTCAGAAGTCAAGTCCCCCAGCCAGTCAGCAATCATATTCGAGCCCTTCAGCATCATCATCCTTTCAGCCTACCATTGTCTCTCCTCCTCCCTGCTCAAGTCCAAGCACACTTAGAAAGGGCCCCATGTCTCATTCTTTCACTGCCCAATTGAAAAGTAAGCTGACACAGGTAACCACAGCTCTCTCTACAACAGCTGATTCCCAGATACCTGCCCAGTCCTCCGTTGTGGCAGCTCCACCCCATGTCATGCCTGTAGTGGCTCACACCACTGTTGCTGGGCCAAACATTACTACACAAGCAGTCTCCTCCTATATGACAGTTCCTGGTCAGATTTCTGTTCCTACCCAGGCTTCCTTGCCTAGTACTTCAGCTTCGGTCTCAAATCTCACACACGCTGTGACTTCTCAGAATCCCCTTGTCACTGTAGTTGGTGTGACCACTGCAGTCTCCTCAGCCACCTTACTCTCTACAGTCACCCCTGTTCAAAATCCAGTACCATCTGTTGCTCCAATTGTTGCTGTGCCTGGATCTATTCAGGATGCCCCACCTACAAATTCATCTCCTCTTGCTAGTGTCAGTGGAGTTCCTCTTTCTCAGGCTGGACCTCTGTCTTTTGAGCCTACCATTACACAAGTGGTGACTCCTGCTGAAACTATAAATACCATACCAG ATTCTATCCATCCAGAAGCTTCAGAAGAGCCTGTTGTCAGTGAGAAGACAA GTGAAGAGGCCTTGACAGGTCCTGATCAGGG ATGGGCAAAGAAAAGAAAGACGCCCATCAACTTAGTACCAAG AGCTGCTGTGGAGAAACCCAAGGGGCCGAGCAGACGCAGCTCCCGCGCAGAGAAAGAAGTGGAGGAGGAGCCAATTGCCGACAGCGGTGTTCGGAAGAGATCAGCCCGGCCAGGGACAAATGCTGCTGTAAAAG AAACTGGAGCCAGCCCCACACAGGCCAAACGAAGGAAGTCGAAATAG